From one Nonomuraea polychroma genomic stretch:
- a CDS encoding TIGR03086 family metal-binding protein, with translation MSAIADRFDRLAGGFLARVQATPADRWDRVSPCEGWTARDVVAHVINGHRGIVSVVRGTPPQPSHGVGVSGMADAPHVEPGAHLAAAYAEVRAELRAILTDPALAATPLPFSPIGPVPVERAADVVGALELLVHTWDLARAVGGDETLDREAVISTHESLRPHYAALQATGAFEPQAVPPADADPQTAFLYFTGRRP, from the coding sequence ATGTCCGCGATCGCCGATCGATTCGACCGCCTCGCAGGGGGCTTCCTGGCCCGCGTTCAGGCGACTCCCGCGGACCGATGGGACCGCGTCAGTCCCTGCGAGGGATGGACGGCCCGCGACGTCGTGGCGCACGTCATCAACGGGCACCGCGGCATCGTCTCGGTCGTGCGCGGCACCCCGCCGCAGCCCTCTCACGGCGTCGGCGTGTCCGGCATGGCCGACGCCCCGCACGTCGAGCCGGGCGCCCACCTCGCCGCCGCCTACGCCGAGGTCCGGGCGGAACTCCGCGCCATCCTCACCGATCCGGCACTGGCGGCCACGCCCCTTCCGTTCAGCCCCATCGGGCCCGTCCCCGTCGAGCGAGCGGCCGACGTCGTGGGGGCCCTGGAACTGCTCGTCCACACCTGGGACCTGGCCCGTGCGGTCGGCGGAGACGAGACCCTGGACCGCGAGGCCGTCATCAGCACCCATGAGAGCCTGCGCCCCCACTACGCCGCCCTCCAGGCGACCGGCGCCTTCGAGCCGCAGGCCGTGCCCCCGGCGGACGCCGACCCGCAGACCGCGTTCCTGTACTTCACCGGCCGCCGCCCCTGA
- a CDS encoding RNA polymerase sigma factor, which translates to MTASDTHRAIEAVWRIEAARLIAGLARMVRDVGLAEELAQDALVAALQQWPESGVPRNPGAWLMTVSKRRAIDLIRRNERLERNLVELGHRLEHEEELPEVDEIEDDLLRLVFTACHPALSMEARVALTLRVLGGLTTEEIARAFLVPESTVAQRIVRAKRTLADKQIPFEVPQGAELAGRLAAVLEVIYLVFNEGYSATAGDDWMRPALCEDALRLGRVLAGLMPKEPEVHGLVALMEIHASRSAARVGPSGEPVLLLDQNRARWDQLLIRRGLAALEHVEELGGARGPYALQAAIAACHARALNPEDTDWVRIAGLYEELAKLSRSPVVELNRAVALSMAYGPAVGLELLDQIMDEPSLKDYHLLPSVRGDFLYKLGRREEARAEFERAASMTRNARERALLEERAAACRGDTG; encoded by the coding sequence GTGACAGCTTCCGACACTCATCGCGCGATCGAGGCTGTATGGCGGATCGAGGCGGCCCGGCTCATCGCCGGCCTCGCCCGGATGGTGCGCGACGTCGGCCTCGCCGAGGAGCTGGCACAGGACGCGCTGGTCGCCGCCCTGCAGCAGTGGCCCGAGTCCGGGGTGCCGCGCAACCCCGGCGCCTGGCTGATGACGGTCTCCAAGCGCCGCGCCATCGACCTGATCCGCAGGAACGAACGCCTCGAGCGCAACCTGGTCGAGCTCGGGCACCGGCTGGAGCACGAGGAAGAGCTCCCCGAGGTCGACGAGATCGAGGACGACCTCCTGCGCCTGGTGTTCACCGCCTGCCATCCCGCCCTGTCGATGGAGGCACGGGTGGCGCTGACGCTGCGCGTCCTCGGTGGCCTGACCACCGAGGAGATCGCCCGCGCGTTCCTGGTCCCGGAGTCCACGGTGGCGCAGCGGATCGTCCGCGCCAAGCGCACCCTCGCCGACAAGCAGATCCCCTTCGAGGTCCCGCAGGGCGCCGAGCTGGCCGGCCGCCTGGCCGCCGTCCTGGAGGTCATCTACCTCGTCTTCAACGAGGGCTACTCGGCCACGGCCGGCGACGACTGGATGCGCCCGGCCCTGTGCGAGGACGCCCTGCGCCTGGGCCGGGTCCTCGCCGGTCTGATGCCCAAGGAACCCGAGGTTCACGGGCTCGTGGCGCTGATGGAGATCCACGCCTCGCGATCCGCCGCCCGGGTGGGCCCCTCCGGGGAGCCGGTCCTGCTGCTCGACCAGAACCGCGCCCGCTGGGACCAGCTCCTCATCCGCCGCGGCCTGGCCGCCCTGGAGCACGTGGAAGAGCTCGGCGGCGCCAGGGGGCCGTACGCGCTCCAGGCCGCCATCGCCGCCTGCCACGCCCGCGCGCTCAACCCCGAGGACACCGACTGGGTACGCATCGCCGGCCTCTACGAGGAGCTGGCCAAGCTCTCGCGCTCCCCCGTGGTCGAGCTCAACCGGGCGGTCGCCCTGTCCATGGCGTACGGCCCGGCGGTCGGGCTTGAGCTCCTGGACCAGATCATGGACGAGCCCTCACTGAAGGACTACCACCTGCTGCCGAGCGTCCGCGGCGATTTCCTGTACAAGCTGGGACGGCGGGAGGAGGCGCGGGCCGAGTTCGAGCGGGCGGCGAGCATGACCCGCAACGCCCGCGAGCGCGCCCTGCTGGAGGAACGCGCCGCCGCCTGCCGCGGCGACACTGGTTGA
- a CDS encoding YciI family protein: MKFMIVGKANAETEAGVLPSQELVDNMHAYNESLAKAGVLLAAEGLYPSSQGAQIAYSGGKATVIDGPFAEAKELIAGFWLIQVKSREEAIEWALRLPVPPGHEGVGLDVWRVFDPSDVPDDSMPAEEREREEALRERLSVDQPDD, encoded by the coding sequence ATGAAATTCATGATTGTGGGCAAGGCGAACGCGGAGACCGAGGCCGGGGTGCTGCCCAGCCAGGAGCTCGTCGACAACATGCACGCCTACAACGAGTCGCTGGCCAAGGCCGGGGTGCTGCTGGCTGCCGAAGGGCTCTACCCGAGCTCCCAGGGCGCCCAGATCGCCTACAGCGGCGGCAAGGCCACGGTGATCGACGGGCCGTTCGCCGAGGCCAAGGAGCTCATCGCCGGGTTCTGGCTGATCCAGGTGAAGTCCAGGGAAGAGGCCATCGAGTGGGCCTTGCGCCTCCCGGTGCCGCCTGGCCACGAGGGGGTGGGGCTGGACGTGTGGCGGGTGTTCGACCCCTCGGACGTACCGGACGACTCGATGCCCGCCGAGGAGCGCGAGCGCGAGGAGGCCCTCCGCGAACGCCTCAGCGTCGACCAGCCAGACGACTGA
- a CDS encoding aminoglycoside phosphotransferase family protein has protein sequence MADEEILQDSAHRRVIRVGDTVRRPTQPWTPAVHALLRHLEEVGFPYSPRVLGIDKEGREILTYLDGESGSQSWAKVVEDSGLTSFARLLRDYHDAVAGFRPPEGVRWSSGEAEPRDDEVICHGDFGPWNIVWRRARPVGILDWDYARPRPRLHDIAYALEYVAPFRDDAECLRWLRYPTPPDRRHRLELFAAAYGLTSTAGLIDAVISVQRDVIGQVRRLADVGHQPQADWVADGFLDEAGRRLAWSRANRHLFD, from the coding sequence GTGGCGGATGAGGAGATCTTGCAGGATTCTGCGCATCGCAGGGTGATACGCGTCGGCGACACGGTTCGCAGGCCCACGCAGCCGTGGACGCCGGCCGTCCATGCGTTGCTCCGGCATCTGGAGGAGGTGGGTTTCCCCTACTCGCCGCGGGTGCTGGGGATCGATAAGGAGGGTCGTGAGATCCTCACCTACCTGGACGGCGAATCCGGCTCCCAGAGCTGGGCCAAGGTGGTCGAGGATTCAGGTCTGACGTCCTTTGCCCGCCTGCTACGCGACTATCACGACGCGGTCGCCGGCTTTCGCCCGCCCGAGGGAGTCAGATGGTCCAGCGGCGAGGCAGAACCACGCGATGACGAGGTGATCTGCCACGGGGACTTCGGCCCGTGGAACATCGTCTGGCGTCGTGCCCGCCCCGTCGGGATCCTGGACTGGGATTACGCCCGGCCCAGACCTCGGCTGCACGACATCGCCTACGCGCTGGAGTACGTTGCGCCATTTCGCGACGATGCCGAATGCCTGCGCTGGCTGCGCTACCCCACGCCGCCCGACCGGCGTCATCGCCTGGAGCTGTTTGCCGCCGCCTACGGCCTGACTTCGACCGCGGGTCTGATCGATGCGGTCATCAGCGTTCAACGGGACGTCATCGGGCAGGTTCGCCGGCTGGCCGATGTCGGGCACCAGCCCCAAGCCGACTGGGTCGCCGACGGCTTCCTCGACGAAGCGGGACGAAGGCTGGCCTGGAGCCGAGCAAACCGCCACCTGTTCGACTAG
- a CDS encoding LysR family transcriptional regulator, whose amino-acid sequence MTLAQLRALIAVAEHGGFTAAADMTGMSQPAVSRAIAALERELGAALFVRHRDGIALTEAGRRAVHRAREALRHFDLIRADVAAAAGEITGELRLASLPSATGTLIARLLRTFTDRYPQVRVRLFEGVDDDIRAWLHRGAAEVGVVTLPAPGLDTVPLSTHDMVAAMPAGHPLADQEVVHVADLTGRPFILTTAGCRPLIMAAARESDVRLDIAFEASGPAAILEMVAAGLGVSIVPTLGLPADLGAVVTRPLEPRTTRSLALAVPSLADCPPAARAFLDQLAAFTT is encoded by the coding sequence ATGACATTGGCGCAGCTCCGCGCGTTGATCGCGGTGGCCGAGCACGGCGGCTTCACCGCCGCCGCCGACATGACCGGCATGTCCCAGCCCGCCGTCAGCCGCGCCATCGCCGCGCTGGAACGCGAGCTCGGCGCGGCCCTCTTCGTACGCCACCGCGACGGCATCGCCCTCACCGAGGCCGGCCGCCGCGCGGTCCACCGGGCCCGCGAGGCGCTGCGCCACTTCGACCTCATCCGCGCCGACGTGGCGGCCGCCGCCGGGGAGATCACCGGCGAGCTGCGCCTGGCCAGCCTCCCCAGCGCCACGGGGACGCTCATCGCCCGCCTGCTGCGCACGTTCACCGACCGCTACCCGCAGGTGCGCGTACGGCTGTTCGAGGGGGTCGACGACGACATCCGGGCCTGGCTGCACCGGGGCGCCGCCGAGGTCGGCGTCGTCACCCTGCCCGCCCCCGGCCTGGACACCGTCCCTCTCAGCACCCACGACATGGTGGCCGCGATGCCCGCCGGCCACCCGCTGGCCGATCAGGAGGTCGTCCACGTCGCCGACCTCACAGGCCGGCCGTTCATCCTGACCACCGCCGGCTGCCGCCCTCTCATCATGGCTGCGGCACGGGAGTCGGACGTACGGCTCGACATCGCCTTCGAGGCCAGCGGTCCGGCCGCCATCCTCGAGATGGTGGCCGCGGGGCTCGGGGTCAGCATCGTCCCCACGCTGGGCCTGCCCGCCGACCTCGGCGCGGTCGTCACCCGGCCGCTGGAGCCCAGAACGACCCGCTCGCTCGCCCTCGCCGTCCCGTCGCTGGCCGACTGCCCTCCAGCCGCCCGCGCGTTTCTCGACCAGCTGGCCGCCTTTACAACGTAG
- a CDS encoding alpha/beta fold hydrolase, whose amino-acid sequence MSERMTIEIDGRRASYLTAGERGPVVLLLHGTYWSRVWQPVLDELAAAGLRPVAVDLPGLGRSEGELTMATAAVPALARWVARFAAAVGAGEPLAVAGHDIGGAVAQHLLAAGEVKVGRLALVNSVTYDSWPVPGVARFRDPAVVAAVTAEELLAARRTAVTTALARPATEAELADYLDPWNDARVRRSWMALAGAADSRYTLDLVPALQADGTPKLLVWGEDDTFQEVRYAERFAAEMPNTSLVRIRRAGHIPMENDPGAVAAALARFFAE is encoded by the coding sequence ATGTCTGAGCGAATGACGATCGAGATCGACGGGCGGCGGGCCAGCTATCTGACGGCGGGCGAACGGGGTCCGGTGGTGTTGCTGCTGCACGGGACGTACTGGAGCCGGGTCTGGCAGCCGGTGCTGGACGAGCTCGCGGCGGCGGGGCTGCGTCCCGTCGCGGTGGACCTGCCGGGGTTGGGGCGCTCCGAGGGGGAGCTCACGATGGCGACGGCGGCGGTTCCGGCGCTGGCCCGGTGGGTGGCGCGGTTCGCGGCGGCGGTGGGCGCCGGCGAACCGCTGGCCGTGGCGGGGCACGACATCGGGGGCGCGGTGGCGCAGCATCTGCTGGCCGCGGGCGAGGTGAAGGTGGGGCGGCTGGCGCTGGTCAACTCGGTCACGTACGACTCGTGGCCGGTGCCGGGCGTGGCCCGCTTCCGCGACCCGGCCGTGGTGGCGGCGGTGACCGCGGAGGAGCTGCTGGCCGCCCGCCGCACGGCCGTCACCACCGCGCTGGCCCGTCCGGCGACGGAGGCCGAGCTGGCCGACTACCTGGACCCGTGGAACGACGCCCGGGTGCGACGGTCATGGATGGCGCTGGCCGGGGCCGCCGACAGCCGCTACACGCTGGACCTGGTGCCCGCGCTGCAGGCCGACGGGACGCCGAAGCTGCTGGTGTGGGGCGAGGACGACACCTTCCAGGAGGTCAGGTACGCCGAGCGTTTCGCCGCCGAGATGCCGAACACCTCCCTGGTCCGCATCCGGCGCGCCGGTCACATCCCGATGGAGAACGACCCGGGCGCGGTCGCAGCCGCCCTGGCGCGGTTCTTCGCGGAGTGA
- a CDS encoding CHAP domain-containing protein, with protein MAKFRIPAAANKINIARAALGATILASAVTAHVTGTAVAATDKQPVATAEQAGARTDESKTNENKINVTADQVLALARSQVGTSENAAGGGTPYQQWYANSQRAAETIARDGGNRAAYLNAPWCAMFISWVGEQTGARPQLGWDAWTVAHAKWFKANNRFGTDVKPGAVVFFSWSGSKDIRDINHVGFVVKDNQDGTISTIEGNTGNGKVEERTRPKSQVVGYGYPEYAA; from the coding sequence ATGGCCAAGTTCCGCATCCCCGCTGCTGCCAACAAGATCAACATCGCCCGCGCCGCCCTCGGCGCCACCATCCTGGCCTCAGCAGTCACCGCCCACGTCACCGGCACCGCCGTCGCCGCGACGGACAAGCAGCCGGTCGCCACCGCCGAGCAGGCCGGCGCCAGGACCGACGAGTCGAAGACCAACGAGAACAAGATCAACGTCACCGCCGATCAGGTCCTGGCCCTGGCTAGGTCCCAGGTCGGCACCAGCGAGAACGCCGCCGGCGGCGGCACCCCGTACCAGCAGTGGTACGCCAACTCCCAGCGCGCCGCCGAGACCATCGCCCGCGACGGCGGCAACCGCGCCGCGTACCTGAACGCTCCCTGGTGCGCGATGTTCATCTCCTGGGTCGGCGAGCAGACCGGCGCCCGCCCGCAGCTCGGCTGGGACGCCTGGACCGTCGCCCACGCCAAATGGTTCAAGGCCAACAACCGCTTCGGCACCGACGTCAAGCCCGGCGCCGTCGTGTTCTTCTCCTGGAGCGGGAGCAAGGACATCCGCGACATCAACCACGTCGGGTTCGTCGTGAAGGACAACCAGGACGGCACCATCTCGACGATCGAGGGCAACACCGGCAACGGCAAGGTCGAAGAGCGGACCCGGCCGAAGTCCCAGGTCGTCGGCTACGGCTACCCCGAGTACGCCGCCTGA
- a CDS encoding Gfo/Idh/MocA family protein, which translates to MRDFAWGIAATGGIARTVGAAIAAEPGMRVAAVGSRNLGRAQALAATLGAESAYDSYERLCADPAVDAIYVATPHAQHLQVAEAAIAAGKAVLCEKPLAATVDDAEKMVRLARDAGVFLMEAMWMRFNPLIQKIASDERFGEIRSVQASFGFTLPYDPAHRLWAPELGGGALLDLGIYPFGLAQLLLGMPTDLRVTGSLAPNGVDAEAAGVLLYPGGRHALVATSLLGNYPNDARVVGTQMRADIQAPFWAPQRILLTGPSVEPEEHVLDPADNGYAGELREVRAATAEGRTESSIMPLDESLAMMGLLADARGQLA; encoded by the coding sequence GTGCGGGACTTTGCGTGGGGAATAGCGGCGACAGGCGGCATCGCGCGGACGGTGGGAGCGGCCATCGCCGCCGAGCCCGGCATGCGGGTGGCCGCCGTCGGCTCCAGAAACCTGGGCCGCGCGCAGGCCCTGGCCGCGACGCTGGGCGCGGAGTCGGCCTACGACTCCTATGAGCGGCTGTGCGCGGATCCGGCCGTGGACGCGATCTACGTGGCCACTCCGCACGCCCAGCACCTGCAGGTCGCCGAGGCCGCCATCGCCGCGGGCAAGGCCGTGCTGTGCGAGAAGCCGCTGGCCGCCACCGTGGACGACGCCGAGAAGATGGTGCGCCTGGCGCGGGATGCCGGTGTGTTCCTCATGGAGGCGATGTGGATGAGGTTCAACCCCCTCATCCAGAAGATCGCCTCCGATGAGCGGTTCGGCGAGATCCGCTCGGTGCAGGCCTCTTTCGGCTTCACCCTGCCCTACGACCCCGCGCACCGCCTGTGGGCGCCCGAGCTGGGCGGCGGCGCGCTGCTCGACCTGGGGATCTACCCGTTCGGGCTGGCCCAGCTGCTCCTCGGCATGCCGACCGACCTGCGTGTCACCGGCTCTCTGGCCCCGAACGGGGTGGACGCGGAGGCTGCCGGTGTTTTGCTCTATCCCGGCGGCAGGCACGCTCTCGTGGCGACCTCGTTGCTCGGGAATTACCCGAACGATGCCCGCGTTGTGGGTACTCAGATGCGCGCCGACATCCAGGCCCCGTTCTGGGCGCCGCAGCGGATCCTCCTCACCGGGCCCTCCGTGGAGCCGGAAGAGCACGTGCTCGATCCGGCCGACAACGGGTACGCCGGGGAGCTCCGCGAAGTCCGCGCTGCCACGGCCGAAGGCAGGACCGAGAGTTCGATCATGCCGCTTGACGAATCCCTTGCCATGATGGGGCTTCTGGCCGACGCCCGCGGGCAACTTGCCTAA
- a CDS encoding aldo/keto reductase gives MNSLMLNTDGVQIPQLGFGVWQIPNDEAEQAVATALETGYRHVDTASAYGNEEGVGRAVRSAKRPRQKLFVTTKLWNSDHSRAEQAFDESLARLGLDYVDLFLIHWPVPQQDKYVQAWRALEKIYRDGRAKAIGTSNFTVKTLTRLMDETDITPSINQIELHPYLQQREMRAFHEANGILTEAWSPLGRGQGLLDDPALSVLSGKYGKTPAQIVLRWHLQLGNVVIPKSANPSRIRENFNVFDFILDAEDMAAIGAMNRNKRIGPDPDTFNMT, from the coding sequence ATGAACTCGCTCATGCTCAACACCGACGGCGTGCAGATCCCGCAGCTCGGATTCGGCGTCTGGCAGATCCCGAACGACGAGGCCGAGCAGGCCGTGGCGACCGCTCTGGAAACCGGTTACCGGCACGTCGACACCGCCTCCGCGTACGGCAACGAGGAGGGCGTGGGGCGGGCCGTGCGCAGCGCCAAGCGGCCGCGCCAGAAGCTGTTCGTCACCACCAAGTTGTGGAACTCCGACCACAGCCGCGCCGAGCAGGCCTTCGACGAGAGCCTGGCCAGGCTGGGTCTCGACTACGTCGATCTTTTCCTCATCCACTGGCCGGTCCCGCAGCAGGACAAGTACGTCCAGGCGTGGAGGGCGCTCGAAAAGATCTACCGTGACGGGCGGGCCAAGGCCATCGGCACCTCCAACTTCACCGTCAAGACCCTCACCCGGCTGATGGACGAGACCGACATCACGCCGTCCATCAACCAGATCGAGCTCCACCCGTACCTGCAGCAGCGCGAGATGCGGGCCTTCCACGAGGCCAACGGCATCCTGACCGAGGCGTGGAGCCCGCTCGGCCGGGGTCAGGGGCTGCTCGACGACCCGGCGCTGAGCGTGTTGTCGGGCAAGTACGGCAAGACGCCCGCCCAGATCGTGCTCCGCTGGCACCTGCAGCTCGGCAACGTCGTCATCCCCAAGTCCGCGAACCCCTCGCGGATCCGCGAGAACTTCAACGTGTTCGACTTCATCCTCGACGCCGAGGACATGGCCGCGATCGGCGCCATGAACAGGAACAAGCGCATCGGACCCGACCCCGACACCTTTAACATGACCTGA
- a CDS encoding DUF6716 putative glycosyltransferase, which produces MLAVADSDSYLKWAACLLADLPEGCVTDLVVVRTPIAPSPEQIAAAVGEREAPPVMSARSVRRVAERSRPDVILVACTGPVVDVLVAEVLADLRPRPVFVSGLPGISVPATEKAWQFRSGCDLFVVHSEREVAEFGEISRRLGGGGAVGLARLPFLRSKVAAQGGNRVVFATQAKVPREREERERILLALAELAGRRPDLDVVVKLRALEDERQTHNERHHYQRLWREMGEPGRLVFEAGSMHDQLMRAAGFVTVSSTAALEAIALDVPSLVLRDFGVSAEMINLVFEGSDLLGTLDELAAGDFRNASAVWCAANYFHPVERNDWAGLLTGLVIARPRVPAKSLLDGPEFAAARRRARLRVEVPPTMLRAGYKAKRRMRRYLRALT; this is translated from the coding sequence GTGTTGGCGGTCGCCGACTCCGACTCGTATCTGAAGTGGGCGGCCTGCCTGCTCGCCGATCTGCCCGAAGGCTGCGTGACGGACCTGGTGGTGGTGCGTACGCCGATCGCGCCCTCGCCGGAGCAGATCGCGGCCGCCGTGGGCGAGCGGGAGGCGCCGCCGGTGATGTCGGCCCGGTCGGTACGCCGGGTGGCCGAGCGCAGCAGGCCCGATGTGATCCTCGTGGCCTGCACGGGTCCGGTCGTGGACGTGCTGGTGGCCGAGGTGCTCGCCGACCTGCGGCCTCGGCCGGTGTTCGTGAGCGGGCTGCCGGGCATCTCGGTGCCCGCGACCGAGAAGGCGTGGCAGTTCCGCAGCGGCTGCGACCTGTTCGTGGTGCACAGCGAGCGGGAAGTGGCCGAGTTCGGCGAGATCTCCCGCCGGTTGGGCGGGGGAGGGGCGGTGGGCCTGGCCCGGCTGCCGTTCCTGCGGTCCAAGGTGGCCGCCCAAGGCGGCAACCGGGTGGTGTTCGCCACTCAGGCCAAGGTGCCGCGCGAGCGTGAGGAGCGTGAGCGGATCCTGCTGGCGCTGGCCGAGCTGGCCGGCCGCCGGCCGGATCTGGACGTGGTGGTCAAGCTGCGGGCGCTGGAGGACGAGCGGCAGACGCACAACGAGCGCCACCACTACCAGCGGTTGTGGCGGGAGATGGGGGAGCCGGGGCGGCTGGTGTTCGAGGCCGGGTCGATGCACGATCAGCTGATGCGGGCGGCGGGATTCGTCACGGTCAGCTCGACGGCGGCGCTCGAGGCCATCGCGCTGGACGTGCCGTCACTGGTGCTGCGCGACTTCGGCGTGAGCGCCGAGATGATCAACCTGGTGTTCGAGGGCAGCGATCTGCTGGGCACTCTGGACGAGCTGGCGGCGGGCGACTTCCGCAACGCCTCGGCCGTGTGGTGTGCGGCGAACTACTTCCATCCGGTGGAGCGCAACGACTGGGCGGGGCTGCTGACCGGGCTCGTGATCGCCCGGCCGCGGGTGCCGGCCAAGTCGCTGCTCGACGGGCCCGAGTTCGCGGCGGCGCGGCGGCGGGCCAGGCTGCGGGTGGAGGTGCCGCCCACGATGTTGCGGGCCGGCTACAAGGCGAAGCGCCGCATGCGCCGCTACCTGCGCGCCCTCACCTGA
- a CDS encoding polysialyltransferase family glycosyltransferase, with the protein MKVFYASTLFGAMSLAAAIDDGRFGDGRRVLVVSNNAAIPEVATPLDKTPGFAVLRSRFDEVHSWNELIAPLHPSDWKARVIEVPMMERLIRSHWGLDGVEELVLESIAVAPARTIAGLVRDCPITVYSDGLMSYGPTRDPLPAEIFRRIERLIHLDLVPGLTPLLLSEYGVAPEILPGERFLAIVSEVAATAPDMLAGQAVILGQYLSALEIVTPEEEAALHETMLKALAARGFTNIVFKPHPAAGRRHAQLMRAAAEPLGVRLSVPGESVPAEVCFAALRPELVVGCFSTGLVTAQRYFGLPVASYGTDLVLDRLAPYENSNRIPVTIVDALLPRLSAEGHIEQPPAVDLPALVRSVGYCMQAETYPDLRPAGIAFDARYFKRKRLETLGFVAKPGTLTRLRRKIRSAI; encoded by the coding sequence GTGAAGGTCTTCTACGCATCGACGTTGTTCGGGGCGATGTCGCTGGCCGCCGCCATCGACGACGGCCGCTTCGGCGACGGGAGGCGGGTCCTGGTCGTGTCCAACAACGCGGCCATCCCCGAGGTGGCGACCCCGCTGGACAAGACGCCCGGCTTCGCGGTGCTGCGCTCGCGCTTCGACGAGGTGCACTCGTGGAACGAGCTGATCGCGCCGCTGCACCCGTCGGACTGGAAGGCACGCGTCATCGAGGTGCCGATGATGGAGCGCCTCATCCGCTCCCACTGGGGGCTGGACGGAGTCGAGGAGCTCGTCCTCGAGTCGATCGCGGTGGCGCCCGCGCGCACGATCGCCGGGCTGGTGCGCGACTGCCCGATCACCGTCTACTCCGACGGGCTGATGAGCTACGGCCCGACCCGGGACCCGCTGCCCGCCGAGATCTTCCGCCGCATCGAACGGCTCATCCACCTGGACCTGGTGCCGGGCCTGACGCCACTGCTGCTCAGCGAGTACGGCGTCGCACCCGAGATCCTGCCCGGCGAACGCTTCCTGGCGATCGTGTCCGAGGTGGCCGCCACCGCCCCCGACATGCTCGCCGGGCAGGCCGTCATCCTCGGCCAGTACCTGTCGGCCCTGGAGATCGTCACGCCGGAGGAGGAGGCGGCGCTGCACGAGACGATGCTCAAGGCGCTGGCCGCCCGAGGCTTCACCAACATCGTGTTCAAGCCGCACCCGGCCGCCGGGCGCCGGCACGCCCAGCTGATGCGGGCCGCGGCCGAGCCCCTCGGGGTGCGGCTGTCGGTGCCCGGGGAGAGCGTGCCGGCCGAGGTGTGCTTCGCCGCGCTGCGGCCCGAGCTGGTCGTCGGCTGCTTCTCCACCGGTCTGGTGACCGCGCAGCGGTACTTCGGGCTACCGGTGGCCTCGTACGGCACGGATCTCGTGCTGGACCGGCTGGCGCCGTACGAGAACAGCAACCGGATCCCCGTCACCATCGTGGACGCGCTGCTGCCCCGGCTGTCGGCCGAAGGGCACATCGAGCAGCCGCCGGCCGTGGACCTGCCGGCGCTGGTGCGCTCGGTCGGCTACTGCATGCAGGCCGAAACCTACCCCGACCTGCGACCGGCCGGCATCGCGTTCGACGCCCGCTACTTCAAGCGCAAGCGCCTGGAGACGCTGGGCTTCGTGGCCAAGCCCGGCACCCTGACCCGGCTCCGCCGGAAAATCCGCTCCGCGATCTGA
- a CDS encoding glycosyltransferase family 2 protein yields the protein MITLSVVVPIRDGERFIADALTSLCRNARHDFEFIVVNDGSVDATGDIIDDFRADLPGLTVLRNPAPVGLADARNTGLSAASGRYVTFMDGDDWLAPGYLAQLVDAIDGLGCDFVRGDHVQVEGRKRVVHRAPLARRGAVLNPRDAILPANVRTMVDYPYAWAGIYRRSLGDLLHFPGSLHTAEDRPWIWRLHREAATFAGVSLAGVFYRRMVSGSLTQVGDERQLHFFDAFELVFKDLEPEFMPKAVRNFCALLAHHLEIGDRFTPALRARFEDRGAQMVRSLPPEIVSEAVSRMSVEREATLRGLVPDLPPSPHVRVRRDREDT from the coding sequence TTGATCACGCTCTCGGTCGTCGTGCCGATTCGAGACGGCGAGCGTTTCATCGCCGACGCGCTCACCTCGCTCTGCCGTAACGCCCGGCACGACTTCGAGTTCATCGTCGTCAACGACGGGTCCGTGGACGCCACCGGGGACATCATCGACGACTTCCGCGCCGATCTCCCCGGCCTGACCGTGCTGCGCAATCCCGCGCCGGTGGGGCTGGCCGACGCCCGCAACACGGGCCTGTCGGCCGCCTCCGGCCGGTACGTGACGTTCATGGACGGCGACGACTGGCTCGCCCCCGGCTACCTGGCACAGCTCGTCGACGCCATCGACGGGCTCGGCTGCGACTTCGTACGCGGCGACCATGTGCAGGTCGAGGGCCGAAAGCGGGTCGTGCACCGCGCCCCCCTGGCGCGAAGGGGCGCGGTGCTCAACCCCCGCGACGCCATCCTCCCGGCGAACGTGCGGACCATGGTCGACTACCCGTACGCCTGGGCCGGGATCTACCGGCGCTCGCTTGGAGACCTGCTGCACTTCCCCGGCTCGCTGCACACCGCCGAGGACCGGCCGTGGATCTGGCGGCTGCACCGGGAAGCCGCCACGTTCGCCGGGGTGTCGCTGGCCGGGGTGTTCTACCGGCGCATGGTGTCGGGGTCGCTGACGCAGGTCGGCGACGAGCGCCAGCTGCATTTCTTCGACGCCTTCGAGCTGGTGTTCAAGGATCTCGAGCCGGAGTTCATGCCCAAGGCGGTACGGAACTTCTGCGCACTGCTGGCCCACCATCTGGAGATCGGCGACCGGTTCACGCCCGCGCTGCGCGCCCGCTTCGAGGATCGCGGCGCGCAGATGGTGCGTTCGCTGCCGCCGGAGATCGTGTCGGAGGCGGTGTCGCGGATGTCCGTCGAGCGCGAGGCCACACTGCGTGGCCTGGTGCCTGACCTGCCCCCCAGCCCGCACGTCCGGGTCCGCCGAGACCGGGAGGACACATAG